The following are encoded in a window of Pongo abelii isolate AG06213 chromosome 14, NHGRI_mPonAbe1-v2.0_pri, whole genome shotgun sequence genomic DNA:
- the GPALPP1 gene encoding GPALPP motifs-containing protein 1 isoform X1: MARDLIGPALPPGFKARGTAEDEERDPSPVAGPALPPNYKSSSSDSSDSDEDSSSLYEEGNQESEEDDTGPTARKQRKNQDDDNDDDDDDDDDGFFGPALPPGFKKQDDSPPRPIIGPALPPGFIKSTQKSDKGRDDPGQQETDSSEDEDIIGPMPAKGPVNYNVTTEFEKRAQRMKEKLTKGDDDSSKPIVRESWMTELPAEMKDFGLGPRTFKRRADDTSGDRSVWTDTPADRERKAKETQEARKSSSKKDEEHILSGRDKRLAEQVSSYNESKRSESLMDIHHKKLKSKAAEDKNKPQERIPFDRDKDLKVNRFDEAQKKALIKKSRELNTRFSHGKGNMFL, from the exons TTGCAGGACCAGCTCTGCCCCCTAATTATAAAAGCAGTAGTTCAGATTCATCAGACAGCGATGAAGACAGTAGTTCTTTGTACGAAGAAGGAAATCAAGAATCTGAAGAAGATGACACTGGTCCAACTGCAAG aaaacagaggaaaaatcaggatgatgacaatgatgatgatgatgatgatgatgatgatgggttTTTTGGACCAGCCCTTCCTCCTGGATTTAAAAAGCAGGATGATTCTCCTCCAAG gccCATAATAGGTCCTGCATTGCCACCTGGTTTCATTAAATCTACACAGAAAAGTGACAAGGGCAGAGATGATCCAGGACAACAG gaaacagaCAGCAGTGAAGATGAGGATATTATTGGACCAATGCCTGCAAAAGGACCAGTTAACTATAATGTAACGACAGAGTTTGAAAAAAGGGCccagagaatgaaagaaaaactgaCCAAAGGAGATGat gaTTCATCTAAACCCATTGTAAGAGAGTCATGGATGACTGAACTTCCTGCAGAAATGAAAGACTTTGGTCTTGGGCCAAGGACTTTTAAGAGAAGAGCTGATGACACATCTGGAGATCGATCAGTCTGGACAGATACTCCAGCTGATAGGGAAAGGAAAGCTAAG GAAACACAAGAAGCAAGGAAGTCATCCAGTAAGAAAGATGAAGAACATATATTATCAGGAAGAGATAAGAGACTGGCTGAGCAGGTATCTTCATACAAT GAATCAAAAAGATCAGAATCTCTTATGGACATACATCATAAAAAGTTAAAGAGTAAGGCTGCTGAAGACAAAAATAAGCCTCAAGAGAGAATACCATTTGATCGTGATAAAGATCTCAAGGTTAATCGGTTTGATGAAGCTCAGAAAAAAGCCCTAATAAAAAAATCTAGAGAACTAAACACCAGATTTTCACATGGCAAAGGCAATATGTTTTTATAA
- the GPALPP1 gene encoding GPALPP motifs-containing protein 1 (The RefSeq protein has 1 non-frameshifting indel compared to this genomic sequence), protein MARDLIGPALPPGFKARGTAEDEERDPSPGPALPPNYKSSSSDSSDSDEDSSSLYEEGNQESEEDDTGPTARKQRKNQDDDNDDDDDDDDDDGFFGPALPPGFKKQDDSPPRPIIGPALPPGFIKSTQKSDKGRDDPGQQETDSSEDEDIIGPMPAKGPVNYNVTTEFEKRAQRMKEKLTKGDDDSSKPIVRESWMTELPAEMKDFGLGPRTFKRRADDTSGDRSVWTDTPADRERKAKETQEARKSSSKKDEEHILSGRDKRLAEQVSSYNESKRSESLMDIHHKKLKSKAAEDKNKPQERIPFDRDKDLKVNRFDEAQKKALIKKSRELNTRFSHGKGNMFL, encoded by the exons GACCAGCTCTGCCCCCTAATTATAAAAGCAGTAGTTCAGATTCATCAGACAGCGATGAAGACAGTAGTTCTTTGTACGAAGAAGGAAATCAAGAATCTGAAGAAGATGACACTGGTCCAACTGCAAG aaaacagaggaaaaatcaggatgatgacaatgatgatgatgatgatgatgatgatgatgggttTTTTGGACCAGCCCTTCCTCCTGGATTTAAAAAGCAGGATGATTCTCCTCCAAG gccCATAATAGGTCCTGCATTGCCACCTGGTTTCATTAAATCTACACAGAAAAGTGACAAGGGCAGAGATGATCCAGGACAACAG gaaacagaCAGCAGTGAAGATGAGGATATTATTGGACCAATGCCTGCAAAAGGACCAGTTAACTATAATGTAACGACAGAGTTTGAAAAAAGGGCccagagaatgaaagaaaaactgaCCAAAGGAGATGat gaTTCATCTAAACCCATTGTAAGAGAGTCATGGATGACTGAACTTCCTGCAGAAATGAAAGACTTTGGTCTTGGGCCAAGGACTTTTAAGAGAAGAGCTGATGACACATCTGGAGATCGATCAGTCTGGACAGATACTCCAGCTGATAGGGAAAGGAAAGCTAAG GAAACACAAGAAGCAAGGAAGTCATCCAGTAAGAAAGATGAAGAACATATATTATCAGGAAGAGATAAGAGACTGGCTGAGCAGGTATCTTCATACAAT GAATCAAAAAGATCAGAATCTCTTATGGACATACATCATAAAAAGTTAAAGAGTAAGGCTGCTGAAGACAAAAATAAGCCTCAAGAGAGAATACCATTTGATCGTGATAAAGATCTCAAGGTTAATCGGTTTGATGAAGCTCAGAAAAAAGCCCTAATAAAAAAATCTAGAGAACTAAACACCAGATTTTCACATGGCAAAGGCAATATGTTTTTATAA
- the GPALPP1 gene encoding GPALPP motifs-containing protein 1 isoform X2 — MHAVTTTTGLNCNETDSSEDEDIIGPMPAKGPVNYNVTTEFEKRAQRMKEKLTKGDDDSSKPIVRESWMTELPAEMKDFGLGPRTFKRRADDTSGDRSVWTDTPADRERKAKETQEARKSSSKKDEEHILSGRDKRLAEQVSSYNESKRSESLMDIHHKKLKSKAAEDKNKPQERIPFDRDKDLKVNRFDEAQKKALIKKSRELNTRFSHGKGNMFL, encoded by the exons ATGCATGCAGTTACTACAACCACTGGACTCAACTGTAAT gaaacagaCAGCAGTGAAGATGAGGATATTATTGGACCAATGCCTGCAAAAGGACCAGTTAACTATAATGTAACGACAGAGTTTGAAAAAAGGGCccagagaatgaaagaaaaactgaCCAAAGGAGATGat gaTTCATCTAAACCCATTGTAAGAGAGTCATGGATGACTGAACTTCCTGCAGAAATGAAAGACTTTGGTCTTGGGCCAAGGACTTTTAAGAGAAGAGCTGATGACACATCTGGAGATCGATCAGTCTGGACAGATACTCCAGCTGATAGGGAAAGGAAAGCTAAG GAAACACAAGAAGCAAGGAAGTCATCCAGTAAGAAAGATGAAGAACATATATTATCAGGAAGAGATAAGAGACTGGCTGAGCAGGTATCTTCATACAAT GAATCAAAAAGATCAGAATCTCTTATGGACATACATCATAAAAAGTTAAAGAGTAAGGCTGCTGAAGACAAAAATAAGCCTCAAGAGAGAATACCATTTGATCGTGATAAAGATCTCAAGGTTAATCGGTTTGATGAAGCTCAGAAAAAAGCCCTAATAAAAAAATCTAGAGAACTAAACACCAGATTTTCACATGGCAAAGGCAATATGTTTTTATAA